Genomic segment of Wolbachia endosymbiont (group A) of Longitarsus flavicornis:
GATCATCTGTAATGCTGCGCCATCTCTCATCAAGAACATTTACTTCTAACATGAGTAACGCACCAGTAAGGGTGTCATGCAAGTAGCTGGCACTGGAATCCAGTTTTTATTATACAACCATCTGGTGCACTCATTTAAAATCAAGTTTCCTGGATCCCAGTGTCTGGGCACTGGGATGACATCCTTCCTAGCAGAGACTACTTTCAAATCGCAACATTTGTACAGTTGTGCGTGTGACCAGAAAAGGAGAACTATGGACTCCAGTGTCAAGCACTGGGATGACAGGGTATTACACATCACTCATGCTTATTATTTCATTCCATTCAATTTCCGAAACTGGAGAAACTGATAAACGTGGTTGTTTTAATATAGCCATATTTTTCAAAAGTGGGTTTTGTTTTATATTATTTAACGTTACTTGGTTGTTTAAAGGTTTCAAAAACTTTACATTCACTAATCCAAACTTGGGGTCATCAACATGATAATACTCTTTAAATACTTCAACTATTCCAAGTATTGCTTTCTCTTTATCTGTATGATAGAAAAACGCAAGATCGCTTACTTTCATAATTTTCATGTAATTTTGAGCTTGATAATTGCGCACACCATCCCACTCAACTACCTGCTCCTTTTCCATTTTTTGCCATGAGTATTCACTTGGCTCTGACTTGAGTAGCCAAAGTTGCATTATTTTTTTCTTCTTAAGTAAGCTGGTATATCATAGATATTGCTGCCCCACTTAGCTCCTTCGCTTACCTGTTCAGCTGGTTTTGTTTCCAGTGTTTTGTCTTGCATATTTTCACTTTGGCTATAGGGCCACTTAAATTTCTCTTTCTCTGAGTCTTCACTCTGACTTATAGGTGAAGTTTCTGATTTGTTATCGCGACTATCAATACCAGTTGCAAGAACAGAAACTCTAACTCTTCCCTCCATCGCTTGATCAAAAGTAGCACCAAATATTATATTTGCATTTTCATCTACTTCTTCACGCACTCTATTGGCTGCAGCATCAACTTCAAACAGAGTCATATCTCCACCACCAGTAATGTTAATTAATATTCCTTGTGCACCTTTCATTGATACATTATCAAGCAATGGATTAGATATTGCAGCCTCTGCAGCACTAATTGCTCTATCTTCTCCTTCTGCCTCTCCAGTGCCGATCATCGCTTTGCCCATCTCGCTCATTACTGTTTCTATATCAGCGAAGTCAAGATTAATAAGCCCTGGCATGACCATCAAGTCAGTTACTCCTCTGATGCCAATGTGCAGAACATTATCAGCAAGTTTAAATGCATCAGAAAATGTAGTTTTTTCATTTGCAATTCTAAATAAATTCTGATTTGGAATGACAATAAGTGTATCCACGTATTTTTGCAGTTCTTCAAGTCCAAGCTCTGCAATACGCATACGGCGCACACCTTCAAAGCCGAACGGTTTAGTTACAACTCCAACAGTCAATATCTTTTTTTCTTTTGGCGCCCTATCCTTAACTGCGGCTCTTGCTTCTCTGGCTGCTTTTGCAATTACCGGTGCTGCACCGGTTCCAGTACCACCACCCATTCCTGCTGTGATGAAAAGCATATGACTATCTTTTATATGCTCCATAATTTCATCGATTGATTCTTCTGCTGCACCTTTGCCAACATCAGGCAAAGCACCAGCACCAAGCCCCTTAGTTAAATTAATGCCAAGCTGAATTTTTTTATCACATAACGACTTTTCTAGTGCTTGAGCATCGGTGTTTGCGACAACAAAATTCACTCCTTGCAAATTGGATTGGATCATGTTATTCACAGCATTTCCACCAGCACCACCCACTCCCACAACGGTAATCCTTGGGTGTAATATAGGCAGCTCTGGTAAACTAAGGTCAATTGACATTTAAATTACTCAAATAGTTAGTGAATTCACTTCATAATAAGTTACTGCTTTTTTAACAATATGCAAATACTTTTCACTTCTATAGACATAAATAGTAAACGGGATTTACTTATTCTTAACATTTATACTAATAAGTGCTGTTAATTAATAGTAACTAGGTTTTTAGGTGACATCATTTAACCGATACAAAAAAATAGAAAATGTTTATAAAAAGGGATAGAAACCTATACCTTTTTATTAAAAACTGTGCTGGTTTGCTGTTTGTTCCTCTCCCAGGAGTGCTAGCTTAGCTTTGCTTAAGTTGCCACTTGGACTTTCCTTCTCAATCCACTCACGTGCTTCCTCAATTCTGTCTGCTTTATCACTATTCTTATATGCAAGCACGGGTGCAGCTATTAAAGCTACCACTGAAATAGCAATTATCAAGCTAGCAGCGAGTGGATGGGCAACTGCAAGTGCAGATAACTTAGCAATGGCAGGACCAACAAACATTGCAATTTTTGCTCCAGTTGTGTCAACAAAAGCTGCATAAGCTGGACTCATAAAATAAGCAGTTGTAAGCGCTATTGCTGAAAATGCAAGAATAATTCCTGCGATTTTTAATTTGTTATTAATTATATATTGACCAAAACCACTAGCAGCACCTGGAATTCCCCAATAATCATCAGCTTGTTGATATCCTTCTGAAATAGCATGAAAAAAGCCATCCCCTTTATTATACTTATAATTTGTTAATGCCATAATTCTACTCCTAAACAAAACATTAAAATTTCACTCAGGGTAATATATAGTAGAAAAAGTTGCCTGTCAAGTAAGTTAATTTATTAATATACTCTTATTCTGTAATTCAGCGCTTCAACAATGTGTGCTCTTTTTACTTCTTCATTTTTTGCAAGATCTGCAATGGTTCTTGCAACTTTTAACACGCGTGTGTAGCCTCGATTGGAAATGTAATTTTCTTTCAGTACGTATTTTAGCAATTCTAACCCTGCCTGATCTGGTTCAGTAAATTTATTAAATGCTTCACCGCTTACTTCTGCGTTACAACGAACATTCAATTTACTATAACGCTCAGTTTGAATTTTTCTCGCTGCTATCACTCTTTCTCTTATGATCTTAGTACTTTCTCCCTCCACAGAGATTTCAGGAGAGAGTATGCTAACGTTTGGCATCTCAATGCATATGTCTATTCTATCAAGCAATGGCCCTGATATTTTGTTTTTGTAATCTGTGCCACACTTTGGAGCTTTGTTGCACGATCTGCTTGCATCACCTAAATAACCGCACCTGCAAGGGTTCATTGCAGCTATCAGTTGAAAATTGGCAGGGTAGGTTATGTGAGCATTTGCCCTTGCAACGGTAACTTTTCTATCTTCAAGTGGTTGGCGCAGAGAATCAAGCACGAGTCTTGGAAATTCAGGTAACTCATCAAGAAACAACACGCCATTGTGAGCCATGGTAATTTCTCCAGGTTTTGCATTCTTTCCTCCCCCTATCATTGCTGGCATAGAGCATGAGTGATGAGGTTCACGAAAGGGACGAGTTACTTTGAATATTTCGTTACCAGTTTTTGTTATGCTGGAAATAATATTAACATCAATCATTTCCTGTTCAGTCAAATCAGGTAATAGCCCTACAAATCGTTTAGCAAGCATCAGACTTCTTTCAAAATTCATGTATGGAGCTCAAAATTGTGAATTGCAGCAATCAAATTAAACCTTAAACCAAAACGTTTTCGTCGGTTTCTATACCTGTCCGAGATGATTTTAAACCTTTTCAATAAGCCAATTACGTTTTCAACAATTGCCCTTTGGCTCATAAGTGCCCTGTTCTCTTTTTTTTGTTCTTTGCTTAACGGATTCTTTTTCATTTTCCTGTGCGGTAATACAACATTTTTGTGTATCTTCTGCATTCCCCTGTAGCCGGCATCAGCTAAGATTTTGGTGTCCGGTAATATTGCTACCTTTGATTCTCTAAACATCCGAAAATCGTGTTTTCTACCATTCGAGAAAGATGTGCATATGACTTTTTTACTCTTCTTCTCTGTTACTATTTGTGTTTTTATAGTATGCCTTTTTTTCTTTCCAGAGTAGAAGGGCTTTTGCTTTTTTTTGGTCTCTCTACTGGCGTTTCAGTTCCGTCTATTACTAAAACTTCATATTCTACATCACTCTTTAATAGCTCTTTTTTTCCTGGTAATGCAAAATCTGGATGTTTTATTAATATGTCTTCTACCTATCTTATTATTTTAAAACTGTTACTTTCACTCATGCCATAGCTTTGCCCAATATGAAAATATGTACGATATTCTCTTATATATTCCAGTGCCATAAGTAGCCTGTCTTCTATGCAAAGTTTACTTTTTCTTCCACTTCTAGCTTTTTTTCTTTTATCCTCC
This window contains:
- a CDS encoding YifB family Mg chelatase-like AAA ATPase; amino-acid sequence: MNFERSLMLAKRFVGLLPDLTEQEMIDVNIISSITKTGNEIFKVTRPFREPHHSCSMPAMIGGGKNAKPGEITMAHNGVLFLDELPEFPRLVLDSLRQPLEDRKVTVARANAHITYPANFQLIAAMNPCRCGYLGDASRSCNKAPKCGTDYKNKISGPLLDRIDICIEMPNVSILSPEISVEGESTKIIRERVIAARKIQTERYSKLNVRCNAEVSGEAFNKFTEPDQAGLELLKYVLKENYISNRGYTRVLKVARTIADLAKNEEVKRAHIVEALNYRIRVY
- the ftsZ gene encoding cell division protein FtsZ, whose translation is MSIDLSLPELPILHPRITVVGVGGAGGNAVNNMIQSNLQGVNFVVANTDAQALEKSLCDKKIQLGINLTKGLGAGALPDVGKGAAEESIDEIMEHIKDSHMLFITAGMGGGTGTGAAPVIAKAAREARAAVKDRAPKEKKILTVGVVTKPFGFEGVRRMRIAELGLEELQKYVDTLIVIPNQNLFRIANEKTTFSDAFKLADNVLHIGIRGVTDLMVMPGLINLDFADIETVMSEMGKAMIGTGEAEGEDRAISAAEAAISNPLLDNVSMKGAQGILINITGGGDMTLFEVDAAANRVREEVDENANIIFGATFDQAMEGRVRVSVLATGIDSRDNKSETSPISQSEDSEKEKFKWPYSQSENMQDKTLETKPAEQVSEGAKWGSNIYDIPAYLRRKK
- a CDS encoding EVE domain-containing protein, with the translated sequence MQLWLLKSEPSEYSWQKMEKEQVVEWDGVRNYQAQNYMKIMKVSDLAFFYHTDKEKAILGIVEVFKEYYHVDDPKFGLVNVKFLKPLNNQVTLNNIKQNPLLKNMAILKQPRLSVSPVSEIEWNEIISMSDV